A window from Planktothrix sp. FACHB-1365 encodes these proteins:
- the pbpC gene encoding penicillin-binding protein 1C gives MNRIPPQILYCFRHPAIRTILLILCFGGMLRSLPYLAPIHAEDILQKDVAFEFSDRNHLPLGTVLSSNQNHTAIVPLSQVSPDFINGIIAAEDKRYYQHGAIDSIALVRSILEAFQAKQIVSGASTITMQLARLLEPAPRTLPNKFGEIWLSWRLTAGMNKQQILEAYINRLPMGGNLYGVEAAAKIYFNTSASELNLAQASLLAALPNDPTDLNPYHNLSALKKRQNYVLKRMIEDGYITPIQAERAYQETLTFQPQQQGIIAAPHFLFWLTEKLTHSSSSEPLTQRVLANYIKTTIDRPLQQFVEAQVEQIITSLKDHNVHHSAALVLDNHTGEVLAYVGSPDYFNSDQLGRNDGVQALRQPGSTLKPFLYELALAEGIIQPHTILADVPTYYAIPGAKLYSPKDYSETFLGPVRVRVALANSLNVPAVKVLEKVTVPVFLGRLETLGFRHLTHTPDYYGLGLTLGSGEVSLWELAQAYLIMANQGKVINPNVIFSQRQLLDPNSPPIDTAVSWQLITNMLSDPHARAYSFGIDSVLNLPFPVAVKTGTSSNYRDTWTVGFTTDYTVATWVGNFGGEGMQNVSGVMGAAPLWNRIILHLHETKEPGNFPKPLGFVQLPICATTGLRPTPDCSGGIVLEYFDLKKVSEYYQKSPQIKLNSEYNEWLSRQSHPQLTQHQLTIISPQTDDYFVMNSGDASKLEFKITNPSQQPVEWWLNGKQLNVQSANSVFWQLQPGQWTLTVKQGNQQDTVQFQVQIADKKPYRRGFSVVNTNK, from the coding sequence ATGAACAGAATTCCACCCCAAATTTTGTATTGTTTTCGACATCCAGCGATCCGAACCATTCTATTAATATTGTGTTTTGGGGGAATGTTGCGATCGCTTCCTTATCTTGCGCCGATTCATGCAGAAGATATTCTACAAAAAGATGTGGCGTTTGAATTTAGCGATCGCAATCATTTACCATTAGGAACAGTCTTAAGTTCTAATCAAAATCATACTGCAATTGTTCCTTTAAGTCAAGTTTCACCTGATTTTATTAACGGGATTATTGCTGCTGAAGATAAACGCTATTATCAACATGGGGCGATTGATTCTATTGCGCTTGTTCGGTCTATTTTAGAAGCATTTCAAGCTAAACAAATTGTTAGCGGTGCGTCTACCATTACCATGCAATTAGCGAGATTATTAGAACCCGCACCCCGAACATTACCGAATAAATTTGGGGAAATTTGGTTATCATGGCGACTGACCGCCGGAATGAATAAACAGCAAATCTTAGAAGCTTATATTAATCGTTTACCAATGGGGGGAAATTTGTATGGCGTTGAAGCTGCTGCAAAAATCTATTTTAACACCTCAGCATCAGAATTAAATTTAGCCCAAGCGAGTCTATTAGCAGCCCTTCCCAATGACCCTACAGACTTAAATCCATACCATAATTTATCCGCATTAAAAAAACGTCAAAATTATGTTTTAAAGCGCATGATTGAAGATGGATATATTACTCCTATTCAAGCGGAACGTGCCTATCAAGAAACATTAACATTCCAACCCCAACAACAAGGAATTATTGCCGCACCCCATTTTCTATTTTGGCTAACTGAAAAGTTAACCCATTCATCCTCTTCTGAGCCTTTGACACAGCGCGTATTAGCTAATTATATCAAAACCACAATAGATCGCCCGTTACAACAATTTGTTGAAGCGCAAGTTGAACAAATTATTACCAGTTTAAAAGACCATAATGTTCATCATTCCGCCGCTTTAGTGCTTGATAATCACACCGGAGAAGTATTAGCTTATGTCGGTTCTCCCGATTATTTTAATAGCGATCAATTAGGGCGAAATGATGGGGTTCAAGCTCTGCGACAACCCGGATCAACGTTGAAACCCTTTTTATATGAATTAGCATTAGCAGAAGGGATAATTCAACCCCATACAATTTTAGCAGATGTTCCCACTTATTATGCAATTCCTGGGGCAAAACTTTACAGCCCAAAGGATTATAGTGAAACTTTTTTAGGCCCCGTGCGGGTGCGAGTTGCCTTGGCAAATTCTTTAAATGTTCCGGCGGTAAAAGTATTAGAAAAAGTCACTGTTCCGGTATTTTTAGGACGATTAGAAACGCTAGGATTTCGACATTTAACCCATACTCCTGATTATTATGGTTTAGGATTAACATTAGGAAGTGGAGAAGTGAGTTTATGGGAATTAGCTCAGGCTTATTTAATTATGGCAAATCAGGGTAAAGTTATTAATCCTAATGTGATCTTCAGTCAAAGACAACTTCTTGACCCTAATTCACCCCCTATTGATACGGCTGTATCCTGGCAATTAATCACCAATATGTTAAGTGATCCTCATGCGAGAGCTTATTCTTTTGGGATTGATTCTGTGTTAAATTTACCCTTCCCCGTTGCAGTTAAAACCGGAACTTCTTCTAATTATCGAGATACTTGGACAGTGGGTTTTACAACAGATTATACCGTTGCAACTTGGGTAGGAAATTTTGGCGGTGAAGGAATGCAAAATGTGTCTGGGGTAATGGGTGCAGCACCTTTATGGAATCGAATTATATTGCATTTGCATGAAACAAAAGAACCGGGTAATTTTCCCAAACCTTTAGGGTTTGTTCAGTTACCGATTTGTGCAACAACAGGGTTACGTCCGACTCCCGATTGTTCGGGAGGAATTGTATTAGAATATTTTGATCTAAAAAAAGTTTCTGAATATTATCAAAAATCACCTCAAATTAAATTAAATTCTGAATATAATGAATGGTTATCTCGACAATCTCATCCTCAACTAACACAACATCAATTAACGATAATTTCTCCTCAAACTGATGATTATTTTGTGATGAATTCGGGAGATGCTTCTAAATTAGAGTTTAAAATTACTAACCCTTCTCAACAGCCTGTGGAATGGTGGTTAAATGGGAAACAATTAAATGTTCAGTCTGCTAATTCTGTTTTTTGGCAATTACAACCCGGACAATGGACGCTAACCGTTAAACAGGGAAATCAACAGGATACTGTTCAATTTCAAGTGCAAATAGCGGATAAAAAACCCTATCGTCGAGGTTTTTCAGTGGTTAATACTAATAAATAG
- a CDS encoding Mo-dependent nitrogenase C-terminal domain-containing protein — protein MRNIISHLLNPLRQWLDNLEIHNPDVALFLYRVIPAQCPFARDIKLFGYTLLHIPPLCKLNPFYEQLMGLRFRAMCYLVDECGMTI, from the coding sequence ATGCGTAACATAATCTCTCATCTGCTTAACCCTCTGCGTCAATGGTTAGATAATCTGGAAATTCACAACCCTGATGTAGCACTATTTTTATATCGGGTAATTCCAGCACAATGTCCCTTTGCACGGGATATTAAACTTTTTGGATATACCCTTTTACATATTCCTCCCCTGTGCAAACTCAACCCTTTTTATGAACAATTAATGGGTTTACGGTTTCGCGCAATGTGTTATTTAGTCGATGAATGTGGTATGACAATTTAA